The Peribacillus sp. FSL P2-0133 genome has a segment encoding these proteins:
- a CDS encoding xanthine dehydrogenase family protein molybdopterin-binding subunit, with protein MDIIGKGVTRKDAWEKVTGQAIYTGDREEVKILHVKKVISPYAHALIKNINLTKAEKVPGVRAIITGGNLPLTGEEIRDRYPIAQDKVRYHGEVVALVVADTMKQAEIAADNIQVIYEPLAVVNSPTEALNPNSPLLHPDLDTYKKISEVFPEPGTNIANRTKIRKGDRKTGWQESEIIIEEKFSFSPSDHAAMETRCSLAEIHSDDKIIITSSSQAPFMIKRLISDYFDVEIGNVIVNTPLVGGAFGGKASVQLELLAYIASKAVNGRLVKVENSREEDILTSPCHIGLDATIKLGCTQSGLLKVAELTYLWDGGAYADKATDLSRAGAVDCTGPYNIENIWCDSLCMYTNHPYASPYRGFAHSEVLFAFERTMDSLSKKLGMDPLELREMNAILPGNSTPTQVKLNSSTVGNLPKCIQVLKKKMNWEEGQLVKINDKIIRAKGIACIWKTSTIDTNAGSGVILTFNPDGSVNLISGLVEIGTGTKTILAQIVSDKLKVSIDRVNVQMKVNTQNTPEHWKTVASRGTLMAGRAAIQAVEDALLQIKKLASCVLRAPIEDIVLGQERVFMKGEPNIEIPFKRLVYGYTYPDGSTIGGQIIGRGQYTIPHITNLDPNTGAGRPGPEWTVGAQGVEVEYDINEYTYKIVRAISVIDAGKVLNQKTAEGQIMGAMSMGIAFGGRETFYFDHLGRVLNPQLRTYRPLRYGENPEYICEFVETPHLDAPYGARGLGEHGLLGMPAALGNSLSLAAGIPLNQLPLLPELIWRGKRGRRA; from the coding sequence ATGGATATTATCGGAAAAGGGGTAACTCGAAAAGATGCCTGGGAAAAGGTGACTGGGCAGGCGATTTACACAGGAGACCGCGAAGAAGTAAAAATTCTCCATGTTAAAAAGGTAATTAGTCCTTATGCACATGCCCTTATTAAAAATATTAATCTAACCAAAGCTGAAAAAGTTCCAGGCGTTCGTGCAATCATAACAGGTGGGAATTTACCACTAACAGGAGAAGAAATCAGGGATCGGTACCCCATAGCTCAAGATAAAGTCCGCTATCATGGAGAAGTAGTAGCACTTGTTGTTGCTGATACAATGAAACAAGCAGAGATTGCAGCTGACAATATTCAAGTTATCTATGAACCTTTAGCCGTTGTCAATTCACCAACGGAAGCCTTAAATCCCAATTCCCCTCTACTCCACCCAGATTTAGACACCTATAAAAAAATATCCGAGGTATTTCCCGAGCCAGGCACAAATATAGCAAATCGAACCAAAATCAGAAAAGGTGACAGAAAAACAGGTTGGCAAGAGAGCGAAATCATTATTGAGGAAAAGTTTTCTTTTTCCCCCTCCGACCATGCAGCCATGGAAACAAGATGTTCATTAGCGGAAATTCACTCAGATGATAAGATCATTATCACTTCTTCTTCTCAAGCTCCCTTCATGATCAAGCGTTTGATAAGTGATTACTTTGATGTTGAAATTGGAAACGTCATAGTAAACACTCCACTTGTTGGAGGGGCATTCGGTGGTAAAGCCTCGGTCCAACTTGAACTATTAGCTTATATCGCGTCAAAGGCCGTTAATGGCAGGCTAGTAAAAGTTGAAAATAGTCGTGAAGAGGATATTTTGACATCACCTTGTCATATTGGATTAGATGCTACCATTAAATTAGGTTGTACACAATCTGGTTTGCTAAAGGTCGCAGAGCTGACGTATTTATGGGACGGGGGAGCATATGCCGACAAAGCTACAGATCTAAGCCGTGCTGGAGCTGTAGATTGCACCGGACCTTACAATATAGAAAATATTTGGTGTGACTCTCTCTGTATGTATACAAATCATCCATATGCCTCGCCTTATCGAGGTTTCGCCCATTCAGAAGTTCTGTTTGCTTTTGAGCGGACTATGGATTCTCTTTCAAAAAAGCTTGGAATGGATCCACTTGAACTTCGTGAAATGAATGCGATACTGCCAGGGAACTCCACCCCAACACAAGTTAAATTAAATTCAAGCACGGTAGGTAATCTTCCTAAATGCATACAAGTACTTAAGAAAAAAATGAATTGGGAAGAGGGCCAGTTAGTTAAAATAAACGACAAGATAATAAGGGCAAAAGGGATCGCTTGTATATGGAAAACTTCAACGATCGATACCAACGCTGGATCTGGTGTCATTTTAACCTTTAACCCTGATGGCAGTGTAAACCTTATTTCAGGACTAGTAGAAATTGGTACAGGAACGAAAACGATATTAGCACAGATTGTATCAGATAAATTAAAGGTCTCAATTGATCGTGTAAACGTTCAGATGAAGGTAAATACACAAAATACTCCAGAACATTGGAAAACGGTAGCAAGCCGTGGAACATTAATGGCAGGAAGGGCTGCGATTCAAGCTGTGGAAGATGCTCTTTTACAAATAAAGAAACTTGCTTCTTGTGTATTACGAGCTCCAATTGAAGACATCGTCCTTGGCCAGGAAAGGGTCTTTATGAAAGGGGAACCGAATATAGAAATTCCTTTCAAACGGCTAGTGTATGGGTATACATATCCTGACGGAAGCACAATTGGAGGACAAATCATCGGTAGAGGGCAATATACCATACCACATATAACAAATTTAGATCCCAATACAGGTGCGGGCAGACCAGGTCCTGAATGGACTGTTGGCGCACAAGGGGTAGAAGTAGAGTATGACATAAATGAATATACTTACAAGATAGTAAGGGCAATATCTGTCATTGATGCAGGAAAGGTTCTGAATCAAAAAACTGCAGAAGGACAAATAATGGGTGCAATGAGCATGGGCATAGCATTTGGTGGGCGTGAAACATTCTATTTCGATCACCTTGGCAGAGTATTAAACCCTCAACTCAGAACCTATAGACCGTTAAGGTATGGAGAAAACCCTGAATATATCTGTGAATTTGTAGAAACACCACACTTAGATGCCCCATATGGCGCAAGGGGCCTTGGAGAACATGGGCTTCTTGGTATGCCAGCTGCTTTAGGTAACAGTTTATCTTTGGCTGCTGGGATTCCTTTGAACCAGTTGCCATTACTTCCTGAACTCATTTGGAGGGGGAAGAGAGGGAGAAGAGCGTAA
- a CDS encoding nucleotidyltransferase family protein produces MKITGVYLAAGNSYRMGINKLALPLGNKEMGRWGLEKAVLSELNNIIIISNHLNHLDLSGFCSEKIITVEIKEPEAGQSHSLQTGIRSANNIHSDAVVILLADQPFITTNMINKLIEIYKRNPNYSFVASSFYGCIRPPILIDKDLFSDIHLLRGDRGARQILMAKREKGILVPFYVEKWFVDIDNMKEYLFWKNKIDNH; encoded by the coding sequence ATGAAAATAACTGGGGTATACCTGGCCGCTGGAAATAGTTATCGAATGGGTATAAATAAATTAGCATTGCCATTAGGAAATAAAGAAATGGGAAGATGGGGATTAGAAAAAGCGGTTCTATCTGAACTTAACAATATTATCATTATTTCAAATCATTTAAACCACCTAGATTTATCTGGTTTTTGTTCTGAAAAAATAATTACGGTCGAAATTAAAGAACCTGAAGCAGGTCAATCCCATTCACTCCAAACAGGTATACGATCAGCAAACAACATACATTCGGACGCCGTAGTAATTTTACTTGCTGATCAGCCCTTTATAACAACAAATATGATAAACAAACTCATCGAAATATACAAAAGAAACCCTAATTACTCCTTTGTTGCCTCTAGTTTTTATGGTTGTATACGACCTCCCATACTTATTGACAAAGATCTCTTTTCCGACATTCACCTTTTACGAGGAGACCGAGGCGCAAGACAGATTCTAATGGCCAAGAGAGAAAAGGGGATACTTGTTCCTTTTTATGTGGAAAAATGGTTTGTTGATATTGATAATATGAAAGAATATCTTTTTTGGAAAAACAAAATAGATAACCATTAA
- a CDS encoding XdhC family protein, protein MYTILEEIQSTSMECVLATIIHVEGSAYLREGTSMLIKKDGTSLGVISVGCIEEDLILHSCRVFERKNTETFVYHMERDEDLEWGIGTGCNGTIYILLEYVDHKLKENLSYVLASIKKAKVIVHQIELDDEWNLLGSSFRPEDENNNEHKDNDVSFIYMQKFIPKPRLIIFGAGCDVYPVVTMATSIGFLVTVCDWRSELCNENNIPDAVSHIIGFPTEIMEQLSFKKDDYVIIMTHNFQRDKEILSLMMNQSLPYIGVLGSKKRTASLFDMNPPNNIHSPIGLSIGAKGPFEIAVSIIAELIQHKRMKGHSE, encoded by the coding sequence ATGTATACTATCCTTGAAGAGATTCAATCGACATCCATGGAGTGTGTATTGGCTACCATCATTCATGTGGAAGGTTCAGCATACTTGCGTGAAGGTACCTCCATGCTTATAAAAAAAGATGGTACTTCTTTAGGCGTTATTAGTGTTGGGTGTATCGAGGAAGATCTTATTCTTCATTCTTGCAGAGTGTTTGAAAGGAAAAATACAGAGACCTTTGTATATCACATGGAACGTGATGAAGATCTAGAATGGGGAATTGGAACAGGTTGTAACGGAACTATATATATATTACTGGAGTATGTGGACCATAAATTAAAAGAAAATCTTTCATATGTCTTGGCTTCCATTAAAAAAGCTAAGGTAATCGTCCATCAAATTGAGTTAGATGATGAGTGGAACTTATTGGGGTCTTCTTTCCGGCCAGAGGATGAGAATAATAATGAACACAAAGATAATGATGTTAGCTTTATTTATATGCAAAAGTTTATACCTAAACCGCGTTTAATCATTTTTGGAGCTGGATGTGATGTATATCCAGTTGTTACTATGGCTACCTCAATAGGGTTTTTAGTTACTGTTTGCGATTGGAGGTCCGAGCTTTGTAACGAAAATAATATACCCGACGCAGTTAGCCATATTATAGGATTCCCAACTGAAATTATGGAACAATTATCTTTTAAAAAAGATGATTATGTTATCATCATGACTCATAACTTTCAGAGAGATAAAGAAATACTTTCACTAATGATGAATCAGTCATTACCCTATATAGGCGTTTTAGGTTCCAAAAAACGTACAGCCAGTTTATTTGACATGAACCCCCCTAATAATATACACTCACCGATCGGTTTATCAATTGGAGCTAAGGGCCCTTTCGAGATTGCAGTTAGCATTATAGCCGAATTAATTCAGCATAAAAGAATGAAGGGACATTCCGAATGA
- a CDS encoding HEAT repeat domain-containing protein: protein MNNKETKGIELPANYEELKKSANRKSNWRERLDAIEELGQSKNKQVIDILTHIMNSDSVYKVQEAAYRQLKRLGEDVQLPPRKKGELVKGLTKILVRIKKSLPENHSYTEFKEKLQKMRMDIYDTYEGEKGADFDNWLENTWSALSKK from the coding sequence TTGAATAATAAAGAAACAAAAGGTATCGAGTTACCTGCCAACTATGAGGAATTAAAAAAATCTGCCAATCGCAAATCTAATTGGAGAGAACGTTTAGATGCGATCGAAGAGTTAGGTCAGTCAAAAAATAAACAAGTAATCGATATTCTCACACATATTATGAATAGTGATTCTGTATATAAAGTTCAAGAGGCTGCATACCGTCAACTGAAAAGATTAGGCGAAGATGTCCAATTGCCACCAAGGAAAAAGGGCGAATTGGTTAAAGGATTAACCAAAATCTTAGTAAGGATCAAGAAGAGTTTACCAGAAAATCACTCATATACTGAATTCAAAGAGAAACTTCAGAAAATGAGAATGGATATATATGATACCTATGAGGGTGAAAAAGGGGCAGATTTTGATAATTGGTTAGAAAATACTTGGTCTGCTTTATCGAAAAAATAA
- a CDS encoding TrmB family transcriptional regulator gives MKENILDTLKNLNFTEYEAKAYLALLEESPLTGYAVAKNSGVPRSRIYEILDSLAIRGDILVSPGNTPQYTPVPARELIKNRRMKAEENFELAEKSLAEFERSANDRENIWNIMGRNEILDKVKACILSAKKRILLEIWEDEFEELESELRQAANKGVNVTIIAYGEIVCDFANVYLHYMGHEITEEYGGRWLVISGDDSEVVAGIVSLGKDSRAAWTMHVGLVMPITEVMIHDLYLMEIIEKHRELLEESFGVNLANLRKKFSIHPDYKKHYVD, from the coding sequence ATGAAAGAAAACATTTTAGACACATTAAAAAATCTAAATTTTACCGAATATGAAGCGAAAGCATATCTTGCCTTATTGGAAGAATCGCCATTAACAGGTTATGCAGTTGCAAAAAACTCCGGTGTACCACGTTCAAGAATATATGAAATTCTGGACAGTCTCGCAATAAGAGGAGATATTCTGGTTAGTCCTGGAAACACACCCCAGTATACTCCCGTTCCTGCAAGGGAGCTAATAAAAAACCGCCGCATGAAAGCAGAAGAAAATTTTGAACTGGCAGAAAAATCATTAGCGGAGTTTGAACGTTCTGCAAATGATCGTGAAAACATCTGGAATATCATGGGACGCAATGAAATACTTGATAAGGTAAAAGCTTGTATATTATCTGCTAAAAAAAGAATACTCTTAGAGATTTGGGAAGACGAGTTCGAAGAATTAGAGTCTGAACTAAGACAGGCTGCAAATAAAGGAGTCAATGTAACAATTATTGCCTATGGGGAAATCGTCTGTGATTTTGCTAATGTTTACCTCCATTATATGGGGCATGAAATTACAGAAGAGTATGGTGGACGATGGCTTGTTATTAGTGGAGATGATTCAGAAGTAGTAGCAGGTATTGTCTCGCTTGGTAAAGATAGCCGTGCAGCATGGACCATGCATGTAGGTTTGGTAATGCCCATTACAGAAGTCATGATTCATGATTTGTATCTCATGGAAATCATAGAGAAACATAGAGAACTTTTAGAAGAAAGCTTTGGTGTAAACCTCGCTAATTTACGTAAAAAATTTTCTATCCATCCAGATTATAAAAAACATTACGTGGACTAG
- a CDS encoding homoserine/threonine efflux transporter, whose amino-acid sequence MDSLLTYISIVAMMVIIPGADTMLLVKNTLSYGPKAGRYTVLGMATGLSFWTLIAILGLSVVIAKSVILFSTIKYLGAAYLIYLGIKSFFSKSVFSLKEIQAQANTPTKYSSRHNKDSFMQALLNNILNPKTVLVYITIMPQFINLNGNVNQQLIILAFILTLLAVLWFLFLVFLIDYAKKWMNNSKFQKAFQKSTGLILIGFGIKTGI is encoded by the coding sequence ATGGATAGCTTACTTACATACATATCAATAGTTGCAATGATGGTTATTATACCTGGAGCAGATACAATGCTATTAGTGAAAAACACACTAAGCTATGGTCCAAAAGCTGGGCGCTATACCGTTCTCGGAATGGCAACGGGACTTTCTTTTTGGACGCTTATTGCCATTCTTGGACTATCTGTTGTCATCGCAAAGTCTGTGATTCTGTTCAGTACAATCAAATATTTGGGAGCCGCCTACTTAATTTATTTAGGGATAAAAAGTTTTTTTTCTAAAAGCGTTTTTTCCTTAAAAGAAATTCAAGCACAAGCAAATACACCTACGAAGTATTCAAGCCGGCATAATAAAGATTCCTTTATGCAAGCATTACTTAATAATATTCTTAATCCAAAGACCGTTTTAGTTTATATAACAATCATGCCTCAATTTATCAATTTGAACGGAAATGTAAACCAGCAATTGATTATATTAGCCTTCATCTTAACCTTACTCGCTGTATTGTGGTTTCTTTTTCTTGTTTTTCTAATTGATTACGCAAAAAAATGGATGAACAACTCTAAATTCCAGAAAGCATTCCAAAAATCAACTGGCTTAATTTTAATAGGTTTTGGCATAAAAACAGGAATTTAA
- a CDS encoding (Fe-S)-binding protein, whose product MANNLYSDAYDWTNQCVKCGYCLPACPTYESMGVESASPRGRINLVKMAAEGKIDFQKDLAEPIDLCLGCRACETACPVGVPYGHILEAAKEAIENSPSTIQKNKMNKIKKLALVHLFPYPKRMNRIGSAVQFYQKTGLSKLIRSLNVLQKVSPALAHLEQALPAIETSSKRIRTGTIMPAKGETKLKVAFFAGCIMDSMMSRINRLTIELLTLAGCEVILPENQNCCGALHSHQGETKQAKALAKRNIQAFMQSDADVIVNNAGGCGASLLEYGHLLADDHEWAGAARAFSEKSKDISQILHQLGPLPFTEEWQGIVSYQDSCHLRNVQKVQKEPRLLLQSIPGVSYVEMEGFDRCCASGGIYNLLHFDESMKILDEKMKNLKDTKATTVVTVNPGCQMQMSIGIQREGAANQIKSMHLVEILAKACGLD is encoded by the coding sequence GTGGCCAATAATTTATATTCAGATGCCTATGATTGGACAAACCAATGCGTAAAATGCGGTTACTGTTTACCAGCTTGTCCTACATATGAATCAATGGGAGTGGAATCTGCCTCTCCACGCGGTCGAATCAATCTAGTGAAAATGGCAGCCGAAGGGAAAATAGATTTCCAAAAAGATTTAGCTGAACCGATCGACCTATGTTTAGGCTGCCGTGCTTGTGAAACCGCATGTCCTGTCGGTGTGCCATACGGACATATACTGGAAGCGGCAAAAGAAGCCATTGAAAACTCCCCGTCAACTATCCAAAAAAACAAAATGAACAAGATCAAAAAACTTGCATTGGTTCATCTTTTTCCATATCCAAAACGGATGAACAGGATTGGTAGTGCAGTACAGTTCTATCAAAAAACAGGATTATCCAAGCTTATCCGTTCATTGAATGTACTGCAAAAGGTTTCCCCAGCCCTTGCACATTTAGAACAAGCACTTCCAGCCATCGAGACGTCCTCCAAACGAATCCGGACAGGTACGATAATGCCGGCAAAAGGGGAAACGAAATTAAAAGTGGCATTTTTTGCTGGGTGTATCATGGATTCCATGATGTCACGAATAAATCGTCTTACCATTGAGCTGCTCACCTTAGCAGGTTGTGAGGTCATTCTCCCTGAAAATCAGAATTGCTGCGGTGCACTGCATTCCCATCAAGGTGAAACAAAACAAGCGAAAGCATTGGCAAAGAGGAATATCCAAGCCTTCATGCAATCAGATGCTGATGTAATTGTAAATAACGCAGGAGGCTGCGGCGCTTCGCTTCTTGAATATGGACATTTATTGGCAGATGATCACGAATGGGCTGGGGCGGCAAGGGCTTTCTCAGAAAAATCAAAAGACATCAGTCAAATTCTTCATCAATTAGGGCCACTCCCCTTTACTGAAGAATGGCAAGGCATCGTTTCCTATCAAGATTCATGTCATTTACGCAATGTTCAAAAGGTCCAAAAGGAGCCTCGTTTATTATTGCAATCCATACCAGGTGTTTCCTATGTGGAAATGGAGGGATTTGACCGTTGCTGTGCATCTGGAGGTATTTACAATCTTCTTCACTTTGATGAATCCATGAAGATATTGGATGAAAAAATGAAGAACCTAAAAGATACAAAAGCCACTACAGTAGTGACCGTTAACCCGGGCTGCCAAATGCAAATGAGTATTGGCATTCAAAGGGAGGGGGCAGCAAACCAAATCAAAAGTATGCATCTTGTTGAAATACTTGCCAAGGCATGCGGCTTGGATTGA
- a CDS encoding FAD-linked oxidase C-terminal domain-containing protein produces MEKEALDDLRQVIPDDRMFLDLAERYCYSYDASFGEYLPEIVIQPKNAKEISEVIKLANTHKIPVYPRGSGTSLSGGPLPVKGGMVLDMTLLRDKLIIDRENMLAIVSPGVITANIHKKAEEAGLFYPPDPSSSNVATIGGNLLENSSGPKGLKYGTTKEYVIGMEVVTPTGEIIRTGGKTVKNVTGYDLTRLIVGSEGTLGIVTEAIIRLIPKPQSKQTFVAHFNHLIDSGHAITSILSSGILPSALELMDNACIRAVESYRPSGLPLQAEAILIIEIDGHPLAIEEEINKCADICTAEGASYVKIAETEEERQTIWSARKSVSPAITQMGPTKISEDATVPRSQIPAMMERLNTIREKYGLNLVVFGHAGDGNLHPNIITDKRNITEMKKVELAVSEIFEAAIELGGTLSGEHGIGTLKSPYMEMELGITGVNMMKKIKEAWDPNNILNPGKIFPDKGQTRVVLVT; encoded by the coding sequence ATGGAGAAAGAAGCCCTGGACGACCTTAGGCAGGTAATTCCAGATGACAGAATGTTCCTTGATTTGGCAGAAAGGTATTGTTATAGCTATGACGCTTCTTTTGGGGAATATTTACCTGAAATCGTTATACAGCCAAAAAATGCGAAGGAAATCAGTGAAGTGATTAAATTGGCCAATACTCACAAAATACCTGTTTACCCTAGAGGATCTGGAACTTCGCTAAGTGGAGGCCCATTACCTGTTAAAGGGGGGATGGTTCTTGATATGACCCTTTTACGGGATAAATTGATCATTGATCGGGAAAATATGCTTGCCATTGTCTCTCCAGGTGTGATTACAGCAAATATCCATAAAAAGGCTGAAGAAGCCGGCTTGTTCTATCCACCGGATCCAAGCAGTTCCAATGTTGCCACTATAGGCGGGAATCTATTAGAAAACTCCAGCGGCCCAAAGGGATTGAAATACGGAACGACAAAAGAATATGTGATAGGCATGGAGGTAGTCACCCCGACGGGAGAAATCATTCGTACTGGCGGAAAGACCGTAAAAAATGTAACAGGTTATGATTTGACCCGATTGATCGTAGGATCGGAAGGTACCCTGGGCATCGTTACTGAGGCAATCATCCGCTTAATACCAAAACCTCAATCTAAACAAACTTTTGTCGCCCACTTCAATCATTTGATAGACTCTGGCCATGCCATTACCAGCATTTTATCGTCAGGGATTCTACCATCTGCCCTGGAACTGATGGATAACGCGTGTATCCGTGCTGTCGAAAGCTATCGGCCTTCAGGATTGCCTCTACAGGCAGAAGCCATTCTGATCATAGAAATAGATGGTCACCCATTGGCGATTGAGGAAGAAATCAATAAATGCGCCGATATATGCACGGCGGAGGGTGCTTCCTACGTCAAGATAGCGGAGACAGAGGAAGAACGCCAAACTATTTGGAGTGCGCGTAAATCTGTTTCCCCGGCCATTACACAAATGGGTCCTACAAAAATTTCTGAAGACGCGACCGTTCCACGCAGTCAAATACCGGCGATGATGGAGAGATTAAACACTATCCGGGAGAAATACGGGTTGAACTTGGTTGTATTCGGTCATGCAGGGGATGGCAATTTACATCCGAACATCATTACCGATAAACGAAATATTACGGAAATGAAAAAAGTGGAGCTTGCAGTCAGTGAAATTTTTGAAGCCGCAATCGAACTAGGCGGAACACTTTCCGGGGAACATGGTATCGGTACTTTAAAGTCACCTTATATGGAAATGGAATTAGGAATAACAGGGGTGAATATGATGAAAAAGATTAAAGAAGCATGGGATCCCAATAATATCCTGAATCCAGGAAAGATTTTTCCTGATAAAGGCCAGACAAGGGTCGTGTTGGTTACATGA
- a CDS encoding ABC transporter permease, whose amino-acid sequence MKTFGGLRIAVAVLAIIYILIPLIVVIPASFTSANYPSFPAEGFSLQWYAKILERPEFLEAFLNSAKFAALAALFSVIFGTLGALGIAKYDIPGKSYITALLTSPLSVPQLVLGIALLMYFTPMMLAGTSTGFLIAHIVICIPYVMRLVLTGLSGFDYNLERAAAILGANPLTVFMKVTLPLIGSAAISGGLFAFLTSFDNVTVSLFMVSPEMRTLPIEIFSQMQDAYNPIVASVSSVVIFISVLLIVILEKIQGVGKVFGGSHHTNG is encoded by the coding sequence ATGAAAACGTTTGGCGGCCTTCGGATTGCCGTAGCCGTGTTAGCAATTATCTATATCTTGATACCGCTCATTGTCGTTATTCCCGCTTCTTTTACAAGTGCCAATTATCCAAGTTTTCCGGCTGAAGGCTTCTCACTGCAATGGTATGCCAAGATCTTGGAGCGTCCTGAATTTTTGGAAGCCTTTTTGAACAGTGCGAAGTTCGCAGCATTAGCTGCCCTTTTCTCCGTCATATTCGGAACTTTGGGTGCCCTTGGCATCGCAAAGTATGATATACCTGGAAAATCGTATATTACGGCCCTATTAACTTCTCCATTAAGTGTGCCGCAATTAGTCTTGGGGATTGCACTTTTAATGTACTTTACACCAATGATGCTTGCCGGTACGTCTACAGGATTTTTAATTGCCCATATCGTCATTTGCATACCATATGTTATGCGGCTCGTATTAACCGGTTTAAGTGGATTTGATTATAATCTCGAACGGGCCGCGGCGATACTTGGAGCGAATCCACTAACAGTATTCATGAAAGTGACACTGCCGCTAATTGGATCTGCGGCCATCTCAGGGGGATTATTCGCATTTTTAACATCATTTGATAATGTAACGGTCTCTCTCTTTATGGTATCACCGGAAATGAGAACGCTGCCGATCGAAATATTCTCGCAAATGCAGGATGCCTACAATCCAATCGTTGCATCCGTGTCAAGCGTGGTTATTTTCATATCAGTCCTTCTAATCGTCATACTTGAAAAAATTCAAGGTGTCGGGAAAGTTTTTGGTGGTTCCCATCATACTAACGGTTAA
- a CDS encoding ABC transporter permease, whose translation MEPIRSYASQEIEQETNPIEPQKEPKIKKRKVWVPGLLLLTPILLFIFGFFVIPMLYILYLSFISTDNLGGADAVYSLKNYTQLFTDSYYLSSLWLTVKISLYSVLVALFLGYPVALTMAKSSARIRGYITLLIVSPLLVSIVVRNFGWYLLLLPNGTINQTLMALGIIDAPLKLLFSEIGVVIGLSNAYLPFMILSIVASLYNIDPSLDKAGAILGASPFRRFFSITLPLSIPGIVSGCILVFSLSMSAYVTPALMGGANVPVMPVVIYDQINNLLHWTFGSALSYILLATTVISVAVFTRVFEKGKFKEVFR comes from the coding sequence ATGGAGCCCATCAGAAGTTATGCTAGTCAAGAAATAGAACAGGAAACGAATCCTATTGAACCGCAAAAGGAACCTAAAATCAAGAAAAGGAAAGTCTGGGTGCCGGGATTACTCCTTTTAACGCCGATTCTGCTTTTCATATTTGGTTTCTTTGTGATACCGATGTTATACATTTTATATTTAAGCTTCATATCAACAGATAATCTTGGAGGAGCGGATGCAGTTTATAGCCTAAAAAACTATACACAATTATTTACCGATAGCTATTACTTATCTTCTTTATGGCTGACAGTGAAAATCAGTTTATATTCGGTCTTGGTTGCTTTATTTCTTGGATATCCGGTAGCTTTGACGATGGCCAAAAGTTCAGCTCGGATCAGAGGGTATATCACTCTCTTGATCGTGTCACCGCTCTTGGTAAGTATAGTTGTCCGTAATTTTGGCTGGTACCTTTTGCTATTGCCTAACGGAACGATTAATCAAACCTTGATGGCCCTTGGCATAATAGATGCACCATTGAAACTATTGTTTTCGGAAATCGGAGTTGTGATTGGGCTATCCAATGCATATCTTCCTTTCATGATCTTATCCATCGTTGCAAGTCTTTATAATATTGATCCTTCTCTGGATAAGGCTGGAGCAATACTTGGGGCAAGCCCATTCAGAAGGTTCTTTTCGATTACATTGCCGTTAAGTATCCCTGGTATCGTATCTGGCTGCATTCTCGTATTCAGTTTATCAATGAGTGCTTATGTTACGCCTGCACTAATGGGGGGAGCCAATGTGCCCGTAATGCCTGTTGTCATCTATGATCAAATAAATAACTTGCTGCATTGGACATTCGGATCTGCTCTTTCTTATATTCTATTAGCAACCACTGTCATATCAGTGGCCGTCTTTACCAGGGTGTTTGAAAAAGGGAAATTCAAGGAGGTATTCCGATGA